In Halobaculum rubrum, the following are encoded in one genomic region:
- a CDS encoding DUF99 family protein: MTPGTRALGVAVSADGRSDDEPPARATVAAAVVRTDRVVDGLSFSTCTVGGSDATAAVVECINRLGRPDARHVLLAGVAPAWFNLIDLRRVHEAAERAVVAVSFEASSGLEPHLREHFTGDALDRRLTVYESLPDREPLSLDGDEIGGGGDDAVDIDGSGDDDRKSEREPDVWVRPVGVDAGAARRIVTAHTPEGQGRPEPLRVARLAARAGRTYAERRAEAASNAGPSSASKDARDG, encoded by the coding sequence GTGACCCCCGGAACCCGCGCGCTCGGCGTCGCCGTCTCGGCCGACGGCCGGTCGGACGACGAGCCGCCCGCCCGCGCGACGGTCGCGGCCGCGGTCGTCCGGACCGACCGCGTGGTCGACGGGCTCTCGTTTTCGACGTGTACCGTCGGCGGGAGCGACGCGACCGCCGCCGTGGTCGAGTGCATCAACCGGCTCGGGCGCCCGGACGCGCGCCACGTCCTGCTCGCCGGCGTCGCTCCGGCGTGGTTCAACCTGATCGATCTCCGCCGCGTCCACGAGGCGGCCGAGCGCGCGGTCGTCGCGGTCTCGTTCGAGGCGAGCTCCGGGCTCGAACCCCACCTACGCGAACACTTCACCGGCGACGCCCTCGACCGACGGCTGACCGTCTACGAGTCGCTTCCCGATCGGGAGCCGCTGTCCCTTGACGGCGACGAGATCGGCGGTGGCGGCGACGACGCGGTCGACATCGACGGGAGCGGTGACGACGACCGAAAGAGCGAGCGCGAACCCGACGTGTGGGTCCGTCCGGTCGGCGTCGACGCCGGCGCGGCTCGCCGTATCGTCACCGCGCACACGCCCGAGGGACAGGGTCGTCCCGAACCGCTCCGGGTGGCGAGGCTCGCGGCTCGCGCCGGTCGTACGTACGCCGAGCGGCGGGCGGAAGCCGCGTCGAATGCCGGACCGAGTTCGGCGTCGAAGGACGCCCGAGACGGGTAG
- a CDS encoding deoxyribonuclease IV: MSADSDATLRIGAHESIAGGTYNAVDALVDDGGNCGQIFTHSPQVWQSPNIDDDEAEQFRGLSDEHGVGPWVIHSSYLVNLCTPKDDLREKSVDSMQEEVDAAATLDIPYVNVHLGAHTGAGVEQGLDNAASALDELEVPDGVTVLVESDAGSGTKLGGDFEHLAAVLERSEQDLDICLDTAHAFAAGYDLSTAEGVAETVAELDEVVGLEHLECVHLNDSKHECGTNKDEHAHVGEGRIGEEGMRAFINHEDLRDVPLVLETPTEDGKSFAWNIERVRELRE; this comes from the coding sequence ATGAGCGCAGACAGCGACGCGACGCTCCGGATCGGCGCCCACGAGTCCATCGCCGGCGGCACGTACAACGCCGTCGACGCGCTGGTCGACGACGGCGGCAACTGCGGCCAGATCTTCACTCACTCCCCGCAGGTGTGGCAGAGTCCGAACATCGACGACGACGAGGCCGAGCAGTTTCGCGGGCTGAGCGACGAACACGGCGTCGGCCCGTGGGTCATCCACTCGTCGTACCTCGTGAACCTCTGCACGCCGAAGGACGACCTCCGCGAGAAGTCGGTCGACTCCATGCAGGAGGAGGTCGACGCCGCCGCGACGCTCGATATCCCGTACGTGAACGTCCACCTCGGCGCCCACACCGGCGCGGGCGTCGAGCAGGGGCTCGACAACGCCGCGAGCGCCCTCGACGAGCTCGAGGTCCCCGACGGCGTGACCGTCCTCGTCGAGTCGGACGCCGGCTCGGGCACCAAGCTCGGCGGCGACTTCGAGCACCTCGCGGCCGTGCTGGAGCGCTCCGAGCAGGACCTGGACATCTGCCTCGACACCGCCCACGCGTTCGCCGCGGGCTACGACCTCTCGACGGCCGAGGGCGTCGCGGAGACGGTCGCCGAACTCGACGAGGTCGTCGGGCTGGAGCATCTGGAGTGCGTCCACCTCAACGACTCGAAACACGAGTGCGGGACGAACAAAGACGAGCACGCCCACGTCGGCGAGGGCCGCATCGGCGAGGAGGGCATGCGCGCGTTCATCAACCACGAGGACCTGCGCGACGTGCCGCTCGTGCTGGAGACGCCGACGGAGGACGGCAAGTCCTTCGCGTGGAACATCGAGCGCGTTCGCGAGCTCCGCGAGTAA
- a CDS encoding lipoate--protein ligase family protein, translating into MSDSDAERDAVGADDGSAGPLADREWRLIREESRPGPLNMALDEVAAETAADGGPRTVRVYRWEPSCLSMGYTQDPETVDWDHCADAGVDVTRRQTGGGGIYHDHDGDVSYSITAPASELPGKLLDAYHRLCEPVLDAFRALGVDADYADEERPAIYHPACYLRALHPAHDVCADGGAGRKLSGNAQYRREASVIQHGSVTFDAKPREHLAVFRDHGVEEERFADRVGGITDYADATREAAVAAFEDALARWADAEAGGWTDAELDRAEEIADEKYRSDGWVREQPGRR; encoded by the coding sequence ATGAGCGATTCGGACGCCGAGCGCGACGCGGTCGGCGCGGACGACGGCTCCGCGGGCCCGCTCGCCGACCGGGAGTGGCGACTGATCCGCGAGGAGTCGCGGCCGGGACCGCTGAACATGGCGCTCGATGAGGTCGCCGCCGAGACCGCCGCCGACGGCGGCCCCCGCACGGTCCGCGTGTACCGCTGGGAGCCGTCGTGTCTCTCGATGGGATACACGCAGGACCCCGAGACGGTCGACTGGGACCACTGCGCCGACGCCGGGGTCGACGTGACGCGCCGGCAGACCGGCGGCGGCGGCATCTATCACGACCACGACGGCGACGTCTCCTACTCGATCACCGCACCCGCTTCGGAGTTGCCGGGGAAGCTCCTCGACGCCTACCACCGGCTGTGTGAGCCAGTCCTCGACGCCTTTCGCGCGCTCGGCGTCGACGCCGACTACGCCGACGAGGAGCGCCCGGCGATCTATCACCCAGCGTGCTATCTCCGCGCCCTCCATCCGGCCCACGACGTGTGCGCCGACGGCGGCGCGGGACGGAAGCTCTCGGGCAACGCGCAGTACCGGCGGGAGGCGAGCGTCATCCAGCACGGTTCTGTCACGTTCGACGCGAAGCCGCGCGAGCACCTCGCGGTCTTCCGCGACCACGGGGTCGAGGAGGAGCGATTCGCCGACCGCGTCGGCGGGATAACTGACTACGCAGACGCGACCCGCGAGGCGGCCGTCGCCGCGTTCGAGGACGCGCTGGCGAGGTGGGCCGACGCCGAGGCGGGCGGCTGGACCGACGCGGAACTCGACCGGGCCGAGGAGATCGCCGACGAGAAGTACCGCAGCGACGGCTGGGTTCGCGAGCAGCCGGGTCGGCGATAG
- a CDS encoding serine/threonine-protein kinase RIO2, translating to MVGNVAETMAELEPEDFYLLSGVEQGMRFSEWVNVEKIPGYAGLSEENAEYRIDRCADRDLIRRETIQYEGYQLTFMGYDALALHTFAERETVTGMGSSLGVGKESDVYEVETYRPMALKFHREGYTNFREVNKERDYTSDNNHVSWQYTARKAAEREYGALEDLYPQVSVPRPIDHNRHAIVMEKLPGPELANAKLRSEQAVGVLDLVLREMDLAYRAGYVHADISEYNVAVSDDGIVIFDWPQSVETDHENADELLARDVDNIVSYFVRKYPSETPDVDADAVADAIVDGEFESVRAFAGSEA from the coding sequence ATGGTCGGAAACGTCGCCGAAACGATGGCCGAGCTCGAGCCCGAGGACTTCTATCTCCTCTCGGGGGTCGAGCAGGGCATGCGCTTCTCGGAGTGGGTCAACGTCGAGAAGATCCCGGGGTACGCCGGGCTCTCCGAGGAGAACGCCGAGTACCGGATCGATCGCTGTGCCGACCGCGACCTGATCCGACGCGAGACGATCCAGTACGAGGGGTACCAGCTCACCTTCATGGGATACGACGCGCTGGCGCTGCACACGTTCGCCGAGCGCGAGACGGTCACCGGGATGGGCTCGTCGCTGGGCGTCGGGAAGGAAAGCGACGTGTACGAGGTGGAGACGTACCGTCCGATGGCGCTGAAGTTCCACCGCGAGGGGTACACCAACTTCCGCGAGGTGAACAAGGAGCGCGACTACACCAGCGACAACAATCACGTCTCCTGGCAGTACACCGCACGCAAGGCCGCCGAGCGCGAGTACGGCGCGCTGGAGGACCTCTATCCGCAGGTATCGGTGCCGCGGCCGATCGACCACAACCGCCACGCGATCGTGATGGAGAAGCTCCCCGGCCCGGAGCTGGCGAACGCGAAGCTTCGGTCGGAGCAGGCGGTGGGCGTGCTGGATCTTGTCCTCCGCGAGATGGATCTGGCCTACCGCGCGGGCTACGTCCACGCGGACATCTCCGAGTACAACGTCGCCGTCAGCGATGACGGGATCGTGATCTTCGACTGGCCCCAGTCGGTCGAGACGGACCACGAGAACGCCGACGAGCTGCTCGCGCGCGACGTGGACAACATCGTGAGCTACTTCGTCCGGAAGTACCCGAGCGAGACGCCCGACGTCGACGCCGACGCGGTCGCCGACGCGATCGTCGACGGCGAGTTCGAGTCGGTGCGAGCGTTCGCAGGCTCCGAGGCGTAG
- a CDS encoding uracil-DNA glycosylase, with protein sequence MSEQSLDGDLCVSDCERCPALAESRSRIVNGTGPTDADLVFVGEAPGATEDEQGEPFVGRSGTVLDDALRDAGLARADVRITNCVRCRPPDNRDPHSDELDNCRGYLAEELARVDPELVVTLGKVPSQHLLGRSVAVTNEAGEVFDARVGDAAVRLLVCLHPAATLYDRSQADAFEETIRTAAELAGLTDGDSGGQSSLGDY encoded by the coding sequence ATGAGCGAGCAGTCGCTGGACGGGGACCTGTGCGTGTCCGACTGCGAGCGCTGTCCGGCGCTCGCGGAGTCGCGCTCGCGGATCGTCAATGGGACCGGGCCGACCGACGCCGACCTCGTGTTCGTCGGCGAGGCCCCGGGTGCCACCGAGGACGAGCAGGGCGAGCCCTTCGTCGGCCGTTCGGGAACGGTGCTGGACGACGCGCTGCGGGACGCCGGCCTCGCACGCGCCGACGTGCGCATCACCAACTGCGTGCGCTGCCGCCCGCCGGACAACCGCGACCCCCACAGCGACGAACTGGACAACTGCCGCGGCTACCTCGCCGAAGAACTCGCGCGCGTCGATCCCGAACTCGTCGTCACGCTCGGAAAGGTGCCCTCACAACACCTCCTCGGCCGCTCGGTCGCGGTAACGAACGAGGCGGGCGAGGTGTTCGACGCCCGCGTCGGCGACGCGGCGGTCCGCCTGCTGGTGTGTCTCCACCCGGCGGCGACGCTGTACGACCGGAGCCAGGCCGACGCGTTCGAGGAGACGATCCGGACGGCCGCGGAGCTTGCGGGGCTCACGGACGGGGATTCGGGCGGACAGTCGTCGCTGGGTGACTACTGA
- a CDS encoding 50S ribosomal protein L15e, with protein sequence MARSFYSHIKEAWRNQDEGKLAELQWQRKQDWRDEGAIVRIDRPTRLDKARELGYKAKQGVVMTRVSVRKGGARKQRHKAGRRSKRQGVNRIGRRKSIQRIGEERVSRKYPNLRVLASYPVGQDGSQKWTEVILVDPEHPAIENDDELNWICDDSQRGRAFRGLTNAGKNNRGLDQRGKGTEKTRPSISRGDRGGK encoded by the coding sequence ATGGCACGAAGCTTCTACTCCCACATCAAGGAAGCCTGGCGGAACCAGGACGAGGGCAAGCTCGCGGAACTGCAGTGGCAGCGCAAACAGGACTGGCGCGACGAGGGCGCCATCGTCCGCATCGACCGACCGACCCGCCTCGACAAGGCGCGCGAGCTCGGCTACAAGGCCAAGCAGGGCGTCGTGATGACGCGCGTCTCCGTCCGCAAGGGCGGCGCGCGCAAGCAGCGCCACAAGGCGGGCCGCCGCTCGAAGCGCCAGGGCGTCAACCGCATCGGCCGCCGGAAGTCGATCCAGCGCATCGGCGAGGAGCGCGTTTCGCGGAAGTACCCGAACCTCCGCGTGCTCGCCTCCTACCCGGTCGGGCAGGACGGCTCCCAGAAGTGGACCGAAGTGATCCTCGTCGACCCCGAGCACCCCGCGATCGAGAACGACGACGAGCTCAACTGGATCTGCGACGACTCCCAGCGCGGCCGCGCGTTCCGCGGCCTCACGAACGCGGGCAAGAACAACCGCGGCTTGGATCAGCGCGGCAAGGGGACCGAGAAGACCCGTCCGTCGATCTCGCGCGGCGACCGCGGCGGCAAGTAA
- a CDS encoding rhomboid family intramembrane serine protease: METDGLPESGDDWNAFVSSLVRQYRSARTGTTLTLVLLTAGVFLLQVVGTYLTGASSVRALTAFLYLRGDDSVYLLSLFLHRGVPHFLSNVLVLLVLAPQERHFSPRGYWAFVATGAVLTLGVGYAVLLAYSPESNVAFYGISGLGYALGGFALVRGIRFRGRITELDVVAALVGLSSVLAVVGNLLVSLPHAPVQVNGGHLSGLVLGLAVGALWRAGRRGSTSGDAQ; this comes from the coding sequence ATGGAGACGGACGGGCTGCCGGAGTCGGGCGACGACTGGAACGCGTTCGTCTCGTCGCTGGTCCGCCAGTACCGGTCGGCCCGCACCGGGACGACGCTGACGCTGGTGCTGCTCACCGCCGGCGTGTTCCTGCTGCAGGTCGTCGGAACGTACCTCACGGGCGCGTCGTCGGTGCGGGCGCTGACGGCGTTCCTCTATCTCCGCGGCGACGACTCGGTGTACCTCCTGTCGCTGTTCCTCCACCGCGGGGTGCCGCACTTCCTCTCGAACGTCCTCGTGTTGCTGGTGTTGGCTCCGCAGGAGCGCCACTTCTCGCCGCGGGGCTACTGGGCGTTCGTGGCGACCGGCGCAGTCCTCACGCTCGGGGTCGGCTACGCGGTGCTGCTCGCGTACAGTCCGGAGTCGAACGTCGCGTTCTACGGGATCAGCGGGCTCGGCTACGCGCTCGGCGGGTTCGCGCTGGTCCGCGGGATCCGCTTCCGGGGGCGGATCACGGAACTGGACGTCGTCGCCGCGCTCGTGGGGCTCTCGTCCGTCCTCGCGGTGGTCGGCAACCTCCTGGTGAGCCTCCCGCACGCGCCAGTCCAGGTCAACGGCGGCCACCTGTCCGGGCTCGTCCTCGGGCTCGCGGTCGGGGCGCTGTGGCGCGCCGGGAGAAGGGGATCGACCTCGGGCGACGCTCAGTAG